CGATGTCCACACGGTCTCGGGCGTGATGCCGGCGGCGACGATCAACCTTTCCCACAAGCGCGCCGGGATCGCGAAGGGATTCCAGGTGGCGATCTGCTTTTTGAGATTAACGAGTCGCGCCGCCGTGAGCGTCTCCAATGCCTGCGGGACCGCGCGACCTTCGGCCCACGAAACGACGACCGTGAACTTGTAACCGCGTTCCGCGAGTTCGCGCGCGCCCCAAGCCGACAGTTTCAAAATGGCCGGCCCGCTCATGCCCCAGTGCGTGATGAGCAACCCGCCGGAATCCTTGAGCTTCGTGCCGGGCACCGACGTGCCGGCGAGCGGCACGGAAAGTCCTTCGAGCCCGCGGATGCGCGCGTCGTCGATGTGAAACGTGAACAGCGACGGCACGGGCGGCTCGATGGTGTGCCCGAGTTGCGCGGCAATCGTCTGCCCCGCCGATCCCTTGGTGCCGCCCGTGGCGATGAGCACGCGGTCAAATTCCCCCACCGAGTTATCCGTGAACTCGACCGTAAACACAGGATTCACCCGCTCGATGCGTCGCACGCCGATCGGCATGTAAACTTTCACCCCCGCCTGATCCGCCGTGCGGCGCAGGCAATCCACGATCGTCCCCGA
This window of the Rariglobus hedericola genome carries:
- a CDS encoding NAD(P)/FAD-dependent oxidoreductase, with amino-acid sequence MSTTAPRVIVIGGGAAGFFAAIACAEANPSARVVLYEATAHPLAKVRISGGGRCNVTHACPEPRELVKRYPRGSRELQGPFTRFGPRDTIAWFAARGVELKTESDGRMFPITDDSGTIVDCLRRTADQAGVKVYMPIGVRRIERVNPVFTVEFTDNSVGEFDRVLIATGGTKGSAGQTIAAQLGHTIEPPVPSLFTFHIDDARIRGLEGLSVPLAGTSVPGTKLKDSGGLLITHWGMSGPAILKLSAWGARELAERGYKFTVVVSWAEGRAVPQALETLTAARLVNLKKQIATWNPFAIPARLWERLIVAAGITPETVWTSVSNTLLQALARQVAAAEFIVEGKSLNKDEFVTCGGVRLREIDFKTMESRECPGLHFAGEVLDIDGITGGFNFQAAWTTGWIAGRAMAEIEES